A single Phragmites australis chromosome 4, lpPhrAust1.1, whole genome shotgun sequence DNA region contains:
- the LOC133916012 gene encoding uncharacterized WD repeat-containing protein C2A9.03-like isoform X1 → MAHDLSDDLELVAADGDYYFDDLDDGFRTAGASEEGGATDPMDDTSASEYKEGKDMQGIPWERLNYSRHQYREMRLKQYKNYESLRRSRSGLEQDCKQVERKDTFYDFHLNTRVVKSTIVHFQLRNLLWAASKHDVYLVQNYSVMHWSPLLQRGKEVLNVAGQLVPTENVNGARPLSRVQISTMALKDNLMVAGGFQGELICKYVDRPSVAFCTNQTGNNNSITNAVDIYESPDGATRVMTANNDCVVRTFDTERYSLLAQFTFPWSVNSTSVSPDGKLVAVLGDSTDCLIADPQSGKEITALRGHLDYSFSSAWHPGGHVLATGNQDATCRLWDVRNPSRSFAVLRGRIGAVRGLRFSPDGRFLAAAEAADFVHVYDAAAGYCVEQEVDLFGEIAGAAFSPDGEALFVSLADRTYGGLLELRRRRSYGYLDS, encoded by the exons ATGGCGCACGACTTGAGCGACGACTTGGAGCTCGTCGCCGCCGACGGCGACTACTACTTCGACGACCTCGATGACGGGTTCCGGACCGCCGGCGCCAGTGAAGAGGGCGGCGCTACCGATCCG ATGGATGATACTTCAGCTTCGGAATACAAAGAAGGGAAAGACATGCAAGGAATACCCTGGGAAAGGTTGAATTATAGTAGGCATCAGTATCGTGAGATGAGGTTGAAACAATACAAGAACTATGAGAGCCTTAGAAGGTCGCGCAGCGGACTAGAACAA GATTGCAAACAAGTGGAGAGAAAAGATACTTTCTATGATTTTCATTTGAATACGAGAGTGGTCAAATCAACGATAGTGCATTTTCAG CTGAGGAATCTCCTGTGGGCTGCATCGAAGCATGACGTGTACTTGGTGCAGAACTACTCTGTAATGCATTGGTCTCCGCTGCTTCAGAGAGGAAAAGAAGTGCTCAATGTGGCCGGCCAATTGGTCCCAACGGAG AATGTCAATGGGGCTCGGCCGTTGTCGAGGGTGCAGATCAGCACCATGGCGCTGAAGGACAACCTAATGGTGGCCGGTGGCTTCCAGGGAGAACTCATCTGCAAG TATGTTGATCGACCCAGCGTGGCGTTCTGCACGAATCAGACCGGCAACAACAATTCCATCACGAATGCCGTGGATATCTACGAGTCGCCCGA CGGAGCCACTCGGGTGATGACCGCGAACAACGACTGCGTCGTCAGAACGTTCGACACCGAGAGATACAGCCTGCTTGCCCAGTTCACCTTCCCATGGTCTGTCAAT AGCACGTCGGTGAGCCCTGACGGCAAGCTGGTCGCGGTTCTTGGCGACAGCACCGACTGCCTGATCGCCGATCCCCAGTCAGGCAAGGAAATCACGGCCCTGCGAGGCCACCTGGACTACTCGTTCTCGTCGGCGTGGCACCCGGGCGGCCACGTCCTGGCGACGGGCAACCAGGACGCGACGTGCCGGCTGTGGGACGTGCGCAACCCGTCGCGGTCGTTCGCCGTGCTCAGGGGCAGGATCGGCGCCGTCCGGGGGCTCCGGTTCTCCCCCGACGGCCGGTTCCTtgccgcggcggaggcggcggactTCGTGCACGTGTACGACGCCGCGGCCGGGTACTGTGTAGAGCAGGAGGTGGACCTCTTCGGGGAGATCGCCGGCGCGGCATTCAGCCCGGACGGCGAGGCACTGTTCGTGAGCCTCGCCGACCGCACCTACGGCGGCCTGCTCGAGCTCCGCAGGCGGCGGTCGTACGGCTACCTCGACTCCTAA
- the LOC133916012 gene encoding uncharacterized WD repeat-containing protein C2A9.03-like isoform X2 — MLRNLLWAASKHDVYLVQNYSVMHWSPLLQRGKEVLNVAGQLVPTENVNGARPLSRVQISTMALKDNLMVAGGFQGELICKYVDRPSVAFCTNQTGNNNSITNAVDIYESPDGATRVMTANNDCVVRTFDTERYSLLAQFTFPWSVNSTSVSPDGKLVAVLGDSTDCLIADPQSGKEITALRGHLDYSFSSAWHPGGHVLATGNQDATCRLWDVRNPSRSFAVLRGRIGAVRGLRFSPDGRFLAAAEAADFVHVYDAAAGYCVEQEVDLFGEIAGAAFSPDGEALFVSLADRTYGGLLELRRRRSYGYLDS; from the exons ATG CTGAGGAATCTCCTGTGGGCTGCATCGAAGCATGACGTGTACTTGGTGCAGAACTACTCTGTAATGCATTGGTCTCCGCTGCTTCAGAGAGGAAAAGAAGTGCTCAATGTGGCCGGCCAATTGGTCCCAACGGAG AATGTCAATGGGGCTCGGCCGTTGTCGAGGGTGCAGATCAGCACCATGGCGCTGAAGGACAACCTAATGGTGGCCGGTGGCTTCCAGGGAGAACTCATCTGCAAG TATGTTGATCGACCCAGCGTGGCGTTCTGCACGAATCAGACCGGCAACAACAATTCCATCACGAATGCCGTGGATATCTACGAGTCGCCCGA CGGAGCCACTCGGGTGATGACCGCGAACAACGACTGCGTCGTCAGAACGTTCGACACCGAGAGATACAGCCTGCTTGCCCAGTTCACCTTCCCATGGTCTGTCAAT AGCACGTCGGTGAGCCCTGACGGCAAGCTGGTCGCGGTTCTTGGCGACAGCACCGACTGCCTGATCGCCGATCCCCAGTCAGGCAAGGAAATCACGGCCCTGCGAGGCCACCTGGACTACTCGTTCTCGTCGGCGTGGCACCCGGGCGGCCACGTCCTGGCGACGGGCAACCAGGACGCGACGTGCCGGCTGTGGGACGTGCGCAACCCGTCGCGGTCGTTCGCCGTGCTCAGGGGCAGGATCGGCGCCGTCCGGGGGCTCCGGTTCTCCCCCGACGGCCGGTTCCTtgccgcggcggaggcggcggactTCGTGCACGTGTACGACGCCGCGGCCGGGTACTGTGTAGAGCAGGAGGTGGACCTCTTCGGGGAGATCGCCGGCGCGGCATTCAGCCCGGACGGCGAGGCACTGTTCGTGAGCCTCGCCGACCGCACCTACGGCGGCCTGCTCGAGCTCCGCAGGCGGCGGTCGTACGGCTACCTCGACTCCTAA